The DNA window AAGTCATAGATGAGATCTTCAGGGTCAGGACCGATGAGGCCTATGAGGCCGCACGGAGGCTCGCAAGGGAAGAAGGCATCCTTGCGGGCATCTCGTCGGGCGCCGCGACCCACGCTGCGCTGGAGATAGCGAAAAGGCCGGAGAATGCAGGCAAGCTGGTCGTGGTGATCCTGCCTGACACGGGTGAGAGATACCTGTCCACGCCTTTATTCGAGTCGGATCAGGGGGAAGGAAGAGGATGAAGCTATCGACTCGCGGCAGGTATGGCGTGAGGCTGATGTTTGATCTGGCCCTCAACTTCGGCAAGGGACCCATACCTCTCAAGGATATCGCGAAGCGGCAGGACATCTCCGAGCATTACCTTGAACAGCTCGTGGCTCCATTGAGGCGGGCGGGAATGGTAACCAGCATCCGCGGCGCGCAGGGGGGATATGAGCTCTCAAAACGCCCTGAGGAGATCACTGTAGGGGATATAATCAGGGTGCTCGAGGGACCAATCGCGCCTGTTGAATGCGCCGGCATGAATGCCCCATCCGAGGCCTGCGACAGGGCTGACAGGTGCGTTGCGCGCCTCATCTGGGAGCGACTCAGGGATAGCATCACGTCACTGCTGGATTCCATCACACTCGCAGATATGTGCGAGGATGTCGGGAAGCTGTCTGGGGAACAAGATAGCTATATGTACTATATTTAGACATTTAGACCAGATTTAGACCAGGGCCAGAGTCAGGGGTGAGGTCATGGAGGAAGGAGCCTGGAAGGAAATCACGCTCGGGACCGGTGGGGCCGGCTCCACCGGGACCGATCGCGGCCTTGAAGAGGCGTGGCGGGTGAGAAAGGCCAACTTTACCGATATCATTTATTTCCCCGTTCCCAGCATCATAAGATATGATACAGAATGTTACACAAACAGCCCTGCAAGCTTTGTCCCCGTTTCTATAACAGGGAGAGCGTGCGCCCTCAGGTGCGATCACTGCAATGGCCGCATCCTGGAGAATATGATCCCGGCGGCGACGTCTGGAGCCCTCCTCGCCCTGGGGAAGAGGCTGGCGGGTGCCGGCTGCCGCGGTCTTCTCATAAGCGGCGGCTCGGGCCCGGATGGCTCCGTCCCACTGGACTCATTTATCGACGCGATAAGCGAGCTCAAGCGGGCGTACGGGCTTCGAATTGCCGTTCACACGGGGCTGGTCGACAGAAACCAGGCCCGGCGGCTGGCAGGAGCGGGCATCGATGTAGCCATGATCGACGTCATCGGGAGTGCGGCAACCGCCCGCAGGGTCTACCACCTCGAGGCCGCCCCCCAGGATTACATCGGGTCTGTCAGAAACTTGAAGGACGAGGGCGTGCCCGTGGTGCCTCACATTGTCCTGGGCCTCGACTACGGGCGCCTCGAGGGAGAGGTCGACGCCCTGTATGCCCTTTCCACCTGCGGTATTCATGAGCTTGTCCTGGTTATTATGATGCCGCTCAAGGGCACGCGCATGGAGAGTGCCAGGCCGCCCGGACCCTCGGAGCTTGCCGGGGTGTTTGCGCTCGCGAGGGGCTTGTTTCATCGCCAGCACATATTCCTTGGCTGTGCAAGGCCGGGAGGAGATCACAGGCGCGATGTCGAATTACTCGCGGTAAGGGCCGGGTTCAACGGGATCGCTTATCCATCCGATGAGACGATTCGCCTCGCTCGCGACCTGGGGCTCGAGGCAGTATTCTCAGAGCAGTGTTGTTCGCTGGTGGTATGAAAGTTATATACACTAAGATAGATTAAGGCGGCGTGAGGCGGGAAGTAGAAGGAAGAGGGCGGGGCGTCAAGGAGGTCAGGTTGTATTTATGGATTCGATGCAGGCGCCGGGGCCCACCCCGGCGATTGAAGAGAGCCCTGAGCCTGAGATTGAAGAAAGCCCTGAATACGTGCGCACGAGCCTGGGCGCGGCCATCGCGTTGGGCTTCAGCCCAGGGGCTTTTTACAGGGATGCAAGGGCCTACTGTGTTAACTTGCTTTTGACCTATGGGGATGGGTGCAGGGCAAATTGCGCCTATTGCGGCCTCTCGCGCAGCCGGGCCGGCGAGTATACGGATAAAAGCTTTATACGCGTCAAGTGGCCAGTCGTCAGGGTGAGCGAGGTCGCGGAGCGAATTGGTGAAATTGGCGATTCAGCCGGGTCGCGGGGCGAGGTCGAGGTGCGAAGGGTGTGTATCTCCATGGTTACCCACCCGAGAGCTGCGGCCGATGTGGTGCGCGTGGCAATGGCTATTCGCTCGCGATCGGATGTGCCGATCTCGGGGCTTCTGACCCCTACAACCCTCGCGAGGTCGGACCTGGAGGCGATGAAGAATGCCGGCATCGATAGAATCGGCATCGCCGTTGACGCGGCAACGCAGGGGATTTTCGACGTCTTGCGTGGCCACGGCGTGAGGGGGCCCCACAGGTGGGAGAGCTACTGGAAAGCCCTTGCTGAAGCGGTTGAGGTGTTTGGCCGGTGGATGGTTGGTTGCCACCTGATCGCCGGCCTCGGGGAGACGGAACAGGAGATGGCGGGCGCCATACAGATGGCGCACGACATGGGCGTCGTCACCCACCTTTTTGCCTTTTATCCCGAGCACGGTTCGGCCATGGAGTGCCACGAGCGGCCCTCCCTCGAATCTTACCGCAGGATTCAGCTCGCGCGATATTTGATAAATGAGGGCATTGCAAGGTGCGAGGACTTCTCGTTTGACGGCGGGGGGACGATCACCGGCTATGGAATCCCCCGCGACAAGCTTGAAAGTGTAGTAGGGCTCGGCCTCCCGTTCATAACGAGCGGGTGCCCGGGCAAGCATGGCGAGCTGGGCTGCAACCGGCCCTACGCGAACGAAAGGCCCGGGGAGCCCATCAGGAACTACCCCTTCCCGCCGGACGAGCAGGATATAGAGGAGATCAGGGCCCAGCTTGGTTTGTCCATGTGATGTGTGAGTGTGATCCGGAATAATTCCGGAATAATACGACCCGGAGTAATGCAACCCGGAATAAATGGCAGGGCTCAGGCATATACATAGCACTGCACAAATGAACCTTTGAAGGCGCGTCTGGGAGGCGCGGGTGAGAGGCGGGGTGAGTGCTATGTATAGGGATGCGAGGAGGAGGCCGCGGCACAGGTTTTACCGTCACCGGTTCGTCCGGTGGGAACGGGAACAGCGTGCGAGAGGGACGCCCGGCCGCCTGATGAGGAGCCTCGCCTTTTTTTATGCGGCTTTATTCCTAATTGTAGCGGCGCTGGTGATGCTGGGCGCCACTCGTCTCCCCGGCCTCCCCGGCGATGGCGGCGGCCCGGGAGGGGAAGGGGGGCTGGCGATCGCACCCGGACTGGGGGATTTCTTCGACTCCGCCGAGAGAAACCTCTTCTCAATGCTTTCCCGCTGGCTCGAGCCGTATCCAGGTTTGCACACAATAATCTTTGAAAGGGGCGTGCCCGCCCTTGCACCCGAGCAGGAGGCGCGGCCCGGCGAGGACCACCCCGGGACAGGCCGGGGGGTGATAAGATCCGTTCTTCTCGCCCTTACAGATGCGGATTTCTCCGATCTGAAGGCCCTTCTCACCTTTCAGATTCCGAGGATAAAGAGCAAGCCACCCCAGGAGAGATCCAAGGAGGCCATAACGAGCCGCGGGGTCCCGGTCGCCAGGGTGGCGGAGGCAGATAGCGCCCATGATGATAGGCGCGCCGGCGAGCTGGCCGGGCTAGCTCCAGGCGATCCTGCCGGGCCTGTCGCCGCCAGGCCTGCAGTGAGGCCTGGCCCGGCCCCTTCCCCCGCGGAGCTGCCCCGGGGGGCTGTTCCCGGCATCCAGGGGGGTGCCAGAAATCTGGAGGGTCCGCGTGAGCCTCTCGTCGCAATATATCACTCGCACAGCTCTGAGGCCTACAGGCCGACATCCGGCGTCGATTATGTCTGGGGCAGGCCCGATGGGGTTATACGGGTCGGCGATGAGGTGGCGCGGGTGTTGACCGAGAAGTACAACATCCCCGTTATCCACTCGAGGAAGGTTCACGACTTCCCCAAGTGGCGAGAGGCCTACATGAATGCCCTCCCGACGATTGAGGGCATCCTCGAGAAGCATCCATCGATCGAGATCGTCCTGGATATTCACAGGGATTCGATACCGGTCCCGGCCCCGATACCCAGGACGGTAACCATAAAGGGGCAGAAAGCCGCCCGCATCTTCATTGTAGTATCAAACGACAAGTTTGGCCTCCCGCACCCGCGCTGGAGGGAGAATTTTTCATTTGCCCTCCAGCTCAATGCGACGCTAGAGAACCTCTACCCCGGGCTCTCGCGGGGGGTGGATTTGAGGGATGATGGTCGCTGGAACCAGCACGTCCACCCGCGAGCAGTCATACTCGAGATCGGTTCCGTCAACAATACGAGGGAAGAGGCTCTCGCAGCGGCCCGCTTTGTGGCGGATGCTGTCGCAAAAACCCTGTCGCAGATAAGGGCGAAGCCGGGGCCATGAATGAGATCATCATCGAGATCATCATCCTGGGCCACCCGCCACCGGCCTGGTGGCCCGTGGTCCAGGAAGGCGGGCGAGGTGCTTGACTGGTTATGCTGGCGGCTAAAAAGGGTAGGCTCGGTTGGAAAGCCTTTGTGCTTTGCTTCCTGGGCCTTTTTGTATTCATAGCCCTGGGAGTTTACGTGGCCTCCAGGGGCTCCGGCGACCTGGCCGGGGTCGATCTCAGCGCGCAACTCAATGTGAATGCAGGTGAGATCGCCGGAGAGGTGCGCGGCACCCTGAAGAAGGAATTCGTGGCGATCCGGAGAATAACTACCTATGCCCTGAGAAGGATTCATATCCCGGGAAGGTGACAAGCATGTACTGCATCACCCATACAGTTGCAGGGGCGGCTGCAGGCCTCCTGGCGGGCGACCCTGTTACAGGCTTTGTCCTCGGCCTCGGCACGCATGCCGTGCTGGATGCCTTGCCGCATCATGATTATTCGGATACAGCCACAGGGGCGCTCGATACGCTGGCTGCTTTGATCATCTTCTGGGTCATTGCGGCCCTTGGAGGCAGGTACGGGGTCCTGCTTGGCGCCATAGGCGGAGCAGCACCGGACCTGGAGGTCGTGAGGGCCCATTTCAACCCCCGGCCTTACCTTTCACCGAACCCCTCGCGGAGGCTGATCTTCCCCTCTCATAGCGGTCTCATTCCCCACGGAAGGCGATGGGTGCCCTGGGGTATAGCGATCCAGGTCGCCATCGTCATCTCCGGCCTCGGACTCATAATATCGCGTCTCTGATATCGCGTTCCCGCTTCTGGTTATCATCCGCAGGACCTGAGTCCCCACCCCCCTGACCCACCAGCCAGCCCATCCCGACCTTGCAGTTAACCACAGGTAATGCTATAATCTCATTAGCCCGGGGTCGGGAATGCAGAACGCAGCTGGGCCAGGGGAACTGGTCAGAGAAACCATGCAGCTAGGCCAGAGGAACTGGACTGAGGGGAACTGGATTGAAGGAAGTTGAGGTCCGATGTCGACGCAGGATATGGAGAACTTGGAGAACACGGAGAACATAAGGAACTTTTCTATAATCGCACATATTGATCATGGCAAATCAACGCTCGCTGATCGCATTCTCGAGTACACGGGGGCTCTTTCGGAGCGAGAGATGGAGGAACAGGTGCTCGACCAGATGGACCTCGAGCGTGAACGGGGCATCACCATCAAGGCCAAGGCGGTCAGGCTGAGCTACACCTCGGCGGCCAGCGGCGATACCTACACGTTTAATCTCATAGATACACCGGGCCATGTGGATTTCTCATACGAGGTCTCGAGGAGCCTTGCCGCATGCGAGGGGGCCATCCTGGTGATCGATGCGTCCCAGGGCGTGGAGGCGCAGACCCTTGCCAATCTCTACCTGGCCATCGAGCACGACCTCGCGATCGTGCCCGTAATCAACAAGATCGACCTGCCGGGGGCCGAGCCCGACAGGGTTAAAAAGGAGCTCAAAGACATCGCCGGCATTGATCCCGGCGAGTGCATCCTGGCGAGCGCCAAGACGGGCCAGGGCACCATTGAGATCCTGGAGGCGGTCGCCCAGAGAATACCCGCGCCCCGGGGGTCGAGGGGAAGCCCCTTGCGGGCCCTGATCTTCGATTCCCACTTCGACCCCTATCGCGGGGTCATAGCCTATGTACGGGTTGTTGATGGCCAGATCGCGCCGGGGATGAAGATTAAGATGATGGCCACCGACAAGGTATTCGATGTTGATGAGGTCGGTGTGTTCCGGCCGCGAATGCAGGGCATCGACAGGCTTTCCGCGGGCGAGGTGGGTTATGTCATAGCCGGGGTCAAAAACGTCAAGGATGCGCATGTAGGTGATACTATCACCGGTGCCCAGAATCCGGCGGGATCCCCCCTGCCCGGCTACCGCAAGGTCCAACCGATGGTGTTTTGCGGGATGTACCCTGTGGAGACCAATAGATATGAGGAATTGCGGGATGCCCTGGACAAATTGCAGCTGAATGACGCCTCCCTTGCCTATGAGCCTGAAACCTCCGTCGCCCTCGGTTTTGGATTCAGGTGCGGATTCCTGGGCCTGCTTCACATGGAGATCGTCCAGGAGAGGCTCGAGCGGGAGTTCGGCCTCGACCTCGTGACAACCGCTCCCAGCGTGGTCTACAAGGTTGTCAAGACCAGCGGGGAGGTTGTTGATGTCGATAACCCCGCCAAGCTCCCGCCGGCCGGCGAGATCCAGAGGATAGAGGAGCCTTATGTGAGGGCCACGATCCTGACGCCTGCGGAGTATGTGGGGTCCGTTATGGAGCTATGCCAGGAGCGTCGCGGCGAATACAGGAGCATGGAGTACCTGAGCGAATCAAGGGTCATGCTCGAGTATGACCTGCCCCTCAGCGAGATACTGCTGGATTTTTTTGATAAGCTCAAGGCGAAGACGAGGGGGTATGCCTCGCTCGACTACGGGTATTCCGGCCACCGGGAGTCGCGCCTGGTGAAGCTGGATATCCTGCTGAACGACAAGCCCGTGGATGCCCTTTCATCTATCATCCACGCGGACAAGGCTTATCAGCGGGGGCGCCAGCTTGTGGAGAAGCTTAGGGGGATAATACCGCGGCAGATGTTCGAGGTGCCGATACAGGCCGCGGTCGGCAGCAGGGTGGTCGCCCGCGAGACAGTGAAGGCCCTGAGAAAGAACGTCCTCCAGAAGTGTTACGGCGGGGACGTCACGCGAAAGAAGAAGCTCCTCGAGAAGCAGAGGGAAGGCAAGAAGCGGATGAAGCAGCTCGGCAACGTGGAGGTCCCACAGGAGGCGTTCATGGCCATCTTGAAGGTTGACTGAAGGGTGAGGGTGGACCGGGAGGCATCATTCGCAGTCGATCAGGCGTGGTTTAGCAGGCGTACACCAGGTATGTATCGAGTCGAGGGATTCGCTTTGGGTGGCAAAGTCTTAAATGGCAGGTTAAGTCCAAATGGCAGGTTACAGTTCAGATCATGATCCCGGTATATCTGTTTATGTTCATATTCCGTTCTGCATACGAAAGTGCTATTATTGCGACTTTAATTCATATCCTCTAGATGGTGAGGTTGGCGGCGAGTTCGGCGGCAAGGTTGCCCGCGCCTATATTGACGCGCTGGTTCAGGAGGCAGCGCGCACCGGGGAATTGCTTGCCCGGAAGGGGCTTGGGGTCCGGACCCTGTATATCGGCGGCGGGACGCCGACATGCCTGCCCGCGGAGCTCCTGGCCAGGGCGCTGAGGGGGCTGGGCCGGAACCTTCCGGTCAGAGAGGGCGCTGAGATTACAGTAGAGGCAAACCCGGGCACCCTGGATGAGGCAAAGCTCGAAGTCATGCTGGCTGCAGGGGTAAATCGCCTGAGCCTCGGCGCCCAGGCGATGGATGATGATCTCCTGGCGAGAATCGGCCGGATCCACAAGGTAAGCGATTTCCTGGAATCCTTTGCTGCGGCGCGGAGGGCCGGATTTGAGAACATAAATGTCGACCTGATTTTCGCCCTGCCCGGGCAGGACCTGGCCCGGTGGCGGGGAACCCTGGAGGCCGTGGCGGACCTCGCACCGGAGCACATCTCCACCTACAACCTGGTGATAGAGAAGGATACCAGGTTTGGCCAGGAGCTGGAGGCGGGGGTGCTGGAGCCTGTGGACGAAGATCTTGACGCCGATATGTACCAGTATACCATCGATTACCTCCCAGAGAGGGGCTATGAGCATTACGAGATCTCGAACTTCGCGCTCCCGGGACGTTCGTGTCTCCACAACATCACCTATTGGGGAAACGGGGCGTACCTCGGCCTGGGGGCAGGTGCCCACTCGCATTTCGATGGGATGCGGTATTTCAATTCCCTCTTGCCTGGCGACTATGCCGTTCGCGTTGCTGGCGGGCTGAGCCCTGTTGCGGAGGCTGAACGGGTTTCAGACGAGACCGAGAGGCGGGATGCGGTTATCCTAGGCCTCAGGATGCTCCGGGGGGTGCTGGACAGCGAGTTTTATGCGCGTTTCGGTATTCACCTGCGCGATGCCTTTGGGCCGCAACTGCTCGAGCTGAGCGGGCGAGGGCTTCTCCATGTTGACGAGAATGGCGACATTGCACTCACAAGGAAGGGCCTCTTCCTGGCTAATGAGGTATTCGTACAGTTTTTGCCATAAATCAGCGGGCGCAGGGAGAAGATGGAAAACAGCGGTGATTCTCGGGCATAAGAGAAAATTGCGCTTGACAAGAAAGAGGGGTCAATGATATTTTTAACATAAGGAACGTTAGCACTCTCGCCTAACGAGTGCTAATGCGGGGTGATCTCCGTGAGCGGCGGAGCCATTATGAACGAGAGGAAAAAGCGCATATTGCAGGCGGTTACAGATGATTACATCTCAACCGCCGAGCCGGTAGGATCAAGGACGATTGCCCGCAGGTATAATCTGGGGATCAGCCCAGCTACAATAAGGAATGAAATGGCTGACCTCGAGGAGGGCGGGTACCTGGAGCAGCCTCATACCTCGGCCGGCCGGATCCCGTCGGACAAGGGCTATAGGTTTTACGTGGATGCGATCATGCAGGCGAGGCCGTTGAGCAAGGAAGAGCGGGCGGCGATCTACAAGGAGCTCAAGCAGAGGCAACATGAGATAGAGGCCCTGATTCAGCATACAGCCAGGCTTATCGCTGATCTTTCTCACTGCGCCGCTCTCGTCCTGTGCCCGAGGCTTCAGAACAGCGTCCTGAGACATATAGAGCTGATTCCCTTGAATGATGAGAACATCCTGGTGATCCTCGTTACGAGCCCGGGCTTTGTCGAGACAAGGGTTGTTGAAACCCCCCGGCCTCTCAGCGCGGGTGAGCTCCATAGGGTTGCGGAGTTTCTAAATGCGCGCCTGCAGGGGATGGTTGTAGCGGATATAAGGTTCTCGCTCTTGGAGCAGCTGCATTCCGAGCTTGTGCGCTACAATTCCCTGCTCGAGGGGACTCTCGACCTCATCATAAAGACCTTCAGGACATCCGGGAAGGAGCGTATTTACCGGGAGGGCACGATGAACATCCTCGAGCAGCCGGAGTTTAGAGATATAGAGAAGGTTAAGCCCCTTTTCGAATTCCTCGGGGAGGACGATACCCTCATAGACGTCCTCGGGAGCGCTTCATCCGGCCAGATCAGGGTGGTCATTGGCAAGGAGCATGGGATGGCGGAGATCCGGGATTGCAGCATGATCAGCGCCCCTTATGGCACCCGGAGCAATATAGTTGGCATCCTGGCTGTGCTGGGTCCTACGAGGATGGACTATGCGCGCATCATAGGCCTTGTTGAATTCATGGCGGGGCTTTTGAGCGACACACTGATGGAGATAGATGCGAGTTGATCGAGTTGATCACGATGGACGCGGGTTGACTACGATGGGTGCGAGATGATCGCTGATATAATCCCAGGCATTGATGAGATGTGGGGTTAAGTGTTCCTGACCTTAGCCCCACAAGACTGTTTAGAAGATTGTTCGCGCAGGTCCGATCGGGAAGGAGATGGGGACTTTGGTAGAGGAATTGGACAATGCTTCAGGGGCCGCGGAGGCCGCCCTGGAGAGGACCCTGGACCAGGGGGGAGTCCAGGCAGAATCCACAGAATCCGTAGGATCCGTAGGATCCGCAGAATCCGTAAAATCTCAGGAATCCCAGGAATTCCGGAAATCCCAAAATGAGCAGGGGGAAGCGTGTGAGGGCGAGCTTGCCAGGCTTATGGAGGAGCTGGAAAGGGTAAAGCAGGAGAGGGATAAGTACCTGGCCGGCTGGCAGAGGACACAGGCGGATTTCGAGAATTTCAAGAAGAGGGCGCGCCAGGAGAAGGAGGAACTCTCCACTGTCGTCGTTGAGGAGACCGTGCTCAAGGTTCTCCCGATAATAGACAATCTCGAGCGCGCGCTGGCTTTTTCGAGGGCGAAGAACGATGCAGAGCCGCTCATAAGCGGCGTGGAGCTGACGCTTCGCCAGTTCATGGATACCCTCGCAAGGGAGGGCATAACGCCCATCGAGGCGAAGGATAAGTCATTCGACCCCAGATTTCACGAGGCAATGATGCAGGTGGAAAGCGACGGGGCCGCCGAGAACACGGTTGTTGAGGAAATCCAGCGAGGCTACCGGTCGCGCACGAGGGTGCTGCGGCCTTCCCTGGTGAAGGTTTCGAGGCGGCCTGAATCTGGTTTGGAATCTGGTTTGGAATCCGGCAAGGAGGCATAGACTATGGGAAGGGTTGTTGGAATAGATCTAGGAACAACAAATTCCGTTATAGCTGTTATGGAGGGCGGGGAGCCCAAGGTTATCCCGAATACCGAGGGAAGCAGGCTCACTCCGTCAGTTGTGGGCTTCTCCAAGACGGGCGAGCGTCTTGTGGGTCAGGTGGCCAAAAGACAGGCCATTACCAACCCTGAGCGAACGGTTATATCCATCAAGCGGAAGATGGGGACCACCTACAAGGTAAAGATTGATGATAAAGAGTATACGCCCCAGGAGATCTCAGCTATGGTCCTCCGTAAATTAAAGGAGGATGCTGAAAGCTTCCTTGGGGAGAAGATCGAAAAGGCGGTCATAACCTGCCCGGCCTATTTCACGGACAGCCAGCGGCAGGCCACGAAGGATGCGGGCAAGATCGCCGGACTCGAGGTGCTCCGCATCATAAATGAGCCCACGGCGGCAGCGCTCGCATACGGTCTTGATAAAACCGGCGACCATACTATTCTCGTTTTTGATCTTGGCGGCGGGACATTTGACGTCTCCATCCTGGAGCTGGGCGATGGTGTGTTCGAGGTCAAGGCGACCAACGGCAATAACCTTCTCGGCGGCGACGATTTCGACAGGAAGGTCGTGGATTATATAGCCGAGGAATTCAGGAAGCAGTATGGGATCGACCTCCGGAAGGATAGAGTGGCGCTCCAGCGGTTGACAGAGGCTGCCGAGAAGGCCAAGATAGAGCTGTCGACCCTGGTGACAACCAGCATAAACCTGCCTTTTATAACCGCGGATTCATCGGGCCAGCCCCTTCACCTGGACATGACCTTGACGCGGGCGAAGTTCGAGGAGTTGACGCGCGACCTCGTCGAGAAGACGCTCGGGCCCACGAGGCAGGCCCTGGCTGATGCGGGGCTGGAGCCGAAGGATATCGACAAGGTGATCCTGGTCGGCGGGTCGACGCGAATCCCGGCGGTCCAGGAGGCTATAAGAAGCCTCATAGGCAAGGAACCGCACAAGGGGGTCAATCCCGACGAGTGCGTGGCAATCGGTGCCGCCATCCAAGCGGGCGTTATAACCGGCGAGGTGCATGACGTCCTGCTGCTCGACGTAACGCCCCTGTCCCTTGGTATCGAAACCCTGGGGGGCGTCTTTACAAGGCTCATCGAGCGCAACACCACGATCCCGACGACGAAGAAGCAGATATTCTCCACGGCCTCGGACAACCAGACGACGGTGGATATTCACGTGCTCCAGGGCGAGCGCCCGATGGCGGCTGATAACGTGACCCTTGGCAGGTTCCAGCTTACAGGCATCCCGCCGGCGCCGAGGGGGATACCCCAGATCGAGGTGACGTTTGATATCGATGTAAACGGGATTGTTCACGTTTCTGCGAAGGATCTCGGGACCGGCAGGGAGCAGAAGATCACCATAACCTCGTCCAGCGGGGTGAATGAA is part of the Bacillota bacterium genome and encodes:
- the lepA gene encoding elongation factor 4, with product MENLENTENIRNFSIIAHIDHGKSTLADRILEYTGALSEREMEEQVLDQMDLERERGITIKAKAVRLSYTSAASGDTYTFNLIDTPGHVDFSYEVSRSLAACEGAILVIDASQGVEAQTLANLYLAIEHDLAIVPVINKIDLPGAEPDRVKKELKDIAGIDPGECILASAKTGQGTIEILEAVAQRIPAPRGSRGSPLRALIFDSHFDPYRGVIAYVRVVDGQIAPGMKIKMMATDKVFDVDEVGVFRPRMQGIDRLSAGEVGYVIAGVKNVKDAHVGDTITGAQNPAGSPLPGYRKVQPMVFCGMYPVETNRYEELRDALDKLQLNDASLAYEPETSVALGFGFRCGFLGLLHMEIVQERLEREFGLDLVTTAPSVVYKVVKTSGEVVDVDNPAKLPPAGEIQRIEEPYVRATILTPAEYVGSVMELCQERRGEYRSMEYLSESRVMLEYDLPLSEILLDFFDKLKAKTRGYASLDYGYSGHRESRLVKLDILLNDKPVDALSSIIHADKAYQRGRQLVEKLRGIIPRQMFEVPIQAAVGSRVVARETVKALRKNVLQKCYGGDVTRKKKLLEKQREGKKRMKQLGNVEVPQEAFMAILKVD
- a CDS encoding radical SAM protein, giving the protein MEEGAWKEITLGTGGAGSTGTDRGLEEAWRVRKANFTDIIYFPVPSIIRYDTECYTNSPASFVPVSITGRACALRCDHCNGRILENMIPAATSGALLALGKRLAGAGCRGLLISGGSGPDGSVPLDSFIDAISELKRAYGLRIAVHTGLVDRNQARRLAGAGIDVAMIDVIGSAATARRVYHLEAAPQDYIGSVRNLKDEGVPVVPHIVLGLDYGRLEGEVDALYALSTCGIHELVLVIMMPLKGTRMESARPPGPSELAGVFALARGLFHRQHIFLGCARPGGDHRRDVELLAVRAGFNGIAYPSDETIRLARDLGLEAVFSEQCCSLVV
- a CDS encoding Rrf2 family transcriptional regulator is translated as MKLSTRGRYGVRLMFDLALNFGKGPIPLKDIAKRQDISEHYLEQLVAPLRRAGMVTSIRGAQGGYELSKRPEEITVGDIIRVLEGPIAPVECAGMNAPSEACDRADRCVARLIWERLRDSITSLLDSITLADMCEDVGKLSGEQDSYMYYI
- the dnaK gene encoding molecular chaperone DnaK, which gives rise to MGRVVGIDLGTTNSVIAVMEGGEPKVIPNTEGSRLTPSVVGFSKTGERLVGQVAKRQAITNPERTVISIKRKMGTTYKVKIDDKEYTPQEISAMVLRKLKEDAESFLGEKIEKAVITCPAYFTDSQRQATKDAGKIAGLEVLRIINEPTAAALAYGLDKTGDHTILVFDLGGGTFDVSILELGDGVFEVKATNGNNLLGGDDFDRKVVDYIAEEFRKQYGIDLRKDRVALQRLTEAAEKAKIELSTLVTTSINLPFITADSSGQPLHLDMTLTRAKFEELTRDLVEKTLGPTRQALADAGLEPKDIDKVILVGGSTRIPAVQEAIRSLIGKEPHKGVNPDECVAIGAAIQAGVITGEVHDVLLLDVTPLSLGIETLGGVFTRLIERNTTIPTTKKQIFSTASDNQTTVDIHVLQGERPMAADNVTLGRFQLTGIPPAPRGIPQIEVTFDIDVNGIVHVSAKDLGTGREQKITITSSSGVNEKDIERMVKEAEAHAEEDKRRREEAELRNDADSLIYTTDKTLRDLKDRITSDQRDRIERAKEDLRSALGGKDMQRIKSRMEDLTKALHEVTSSMYSQTQAQGQGQGQQGYGSYGEGQAAAGGNPHGYGSSASGRDGAGGADDNVVDADYRDVSDDDKGRK
- a CDS encoding radical SAM protein, whose amino-acid sequence is MQAPGPTPAIEESPEPEIEESPEYVRTSLGAAIALGFSPGAFYRDARAYCVNLLLTYGDGCRANCAYCGLSRSRAGEYTDKSFIRVKWPVVRVSEVAERIGEIGDSAGSRGEVEVRRVCISMVTHPRAAADVVRVAMAIRSRSDVPISGLLTPTTLARSDLEAMKNAGIDRIGIAVDAATQGIFDVLRGHGVRGPHRWESYWKALAEAVEVFGRWMVGCHLIAGLGETEQEMAGAIQMAHDMGVVTHLFAFYPEHGSAMECHERPSLESYRRIQLARYLINEGIARCEDFSFDGGGTITGYGIPRDKLESVVGLGLPFITSGCPGKHGELGCNRPYANERPGEPIRNYPFPPDEQDIEEIRAQLGLSM
- the hrcA gene encoding heat-inducible transcription repressor HrcA codes for the protein MNERKKRILQAVTDDYISTAEPVGSRTIARRYNLGISPATIRNEMADLEEGGYLEQPHTSAGRIPSDKGYRFYVDAIMQARPLSKEERAAIYKELKQRQHEIEALIQHTARLIADLSHCAALVLCPRLQNSVLRHIELIPLNDENILVILVTSPGFVETRVVETPRPLSAGELHRVAEFLNARLQGMVVADIRFSLLEQLHSELVRYNSLLEGTLDLIIKTFRTSGKERIYREGTMNILEQPEFRDIEKVKPLFEFLGEDDTLIDVLGSASSGQIRVVIGKEHGMAEIRDCSMISAPYGTRSNIVGILAVLGPTRMDYARIIGLVEFMAGLLSDTLMEIDAS
- the hemW gene encoding radical SAM family heme chaperone HemW yields the protein MAGYSSDHDPGISVYVHIPFCIRKCYYCDFNSYPLDGEVGGEFGGKVARAYIDALVQEAARTGELLARKGLGVRTLYIGGGTPTCLPAELLARALRGLGRNLPVREGAEITVEANPGTLDEAKLEVMLAAGVNRLSLGAQAMDDDLLARIGRIHKVSDFLESFAAARRAGFENINVDLIFALPGQDLARWRGTLEAVADLAPEHISTYNLVIEKDTRFGQELEAGVLEPVDEDLDADMYQYTIDYLPERGYEHYEISNFALPGRSCLHNITYWGNGAYLGLGAGAHSHFDGMRYFNSLLPGDYAVRVAGGLSPVAEAERVSDETERRDAVILGLRMLRGVLDSEFYARFGIHLRDAFGPQLLELSGRGLLHVDENGDIALTRKGLFLANEVFVQFLP
- the grpE gene encoding nucleotide exchange factor GrpE, which encodes MVEELDNASGAAEAALERTLDQGGVQAESTESVGSVGSAESVKSQESQEFRKSQNEQGEACEGELARLMEELERVKQERDKYLAGWQRTQADFENFKKRARQEKEELSTVVVEETVLKVLPIIDNLERALAFSRAKNDAEPLISGVELTLRQFMDTLAREGITPIEAKDKSFDPRFHEAMMQVESDGAAENTVVEEIQRGYRSRTRVLRPSLVKVSRRPESGLESGLESGKEA